One genomic region from Chromatiales bacterium 21-64-14 encodes:
- a CDS encoding serine protease translates to MLFYPSWDWGPVPSVHAPRLLLYAFGLLVACQAQAAPGSALLLEVRGVIGPATSDYVQRGLEEARTQHAPVVILEMDTPGGLDSAMREIIRAILASPVPVVTYVAPSGARAASAGTYILYASQVAAMAPGTNLGAATPVSIGGLPGGGADGAGQGGTGGAEEERNARQAPADTMKHKMINDAAAYIRSLAELRGRNAQWAEEAVRQAASLSAQNALKRHVIDLMAPDVPRLLVALDGRRVQVAGAELVLHTRGLAVEVLRPDWRTRLLGVITDPNIAYILMLVGIYGLIFEFANPGYVLPGVTGAISLLLALYAFQVLPVNYAGLGLLLLGILFMVAEVFVPSFGALGVGGVLAFVMGSVLLFSTGAGNYGVAYPLIAGVALASALFLIGAVGLIVKARRGPVVSGPEELLQSRGEALEDFHGIGKIRIHGEIWAARCDTPVHKGERVRVLRREGLTLIVEPQAGEKADA, encoded by the coding sequence ATGCTATTTTACCCCTCTTGGGACTGGGGACCTGTGCCATCCGTGCACGCACCGCGCCTGTTACTGTATGCGTTTGGGCTCCTCGTCGCGTGCCAGGCGCAGGCTGCGCCCGGTTCCGCCCTGCTCCTGGAAGTGCGCGGTGTCATCGGTCCGGCCACCAGCGACTACGTGCAGCGCGGCCTGGAGGAGGCGCGTACCCAGCACGCGCCGGTGGTCATCCTGGAAATGGATACCCCTGGTGGCCTGGATTCCGCGATGCGTGAGATCATCCGCGCGATCCTGGCCTCGCCGGTTCCGGTGGTGACCTATGTGGCCCCGAGCGGGGCGCGGGCCGCCAGCGCGGGTACCTACATCCTCTATGCGAGCCAGGTCGCCGCCATGGCGCCGGGCACCAACCTGGGCGCCGCCACGCCGGTGTCGATCGGCGGCCTGCCCGGTGGCGGCGCGGACGGCGCTGGCCAGGGTGGTACAGGGGGCGCAGAGGAAGAGCGCAACGCGCGGCAGGCACCCGCGGATACCATGAAACATAAGATGATCAACGACGCGGCGGCTTATATCCGCAGCCTCGCGGAGCTCCGGGGGCGCAACGCCCAGTGGGCCGAGGAGGCGGTGCGTCAGGCGGCGAGTCTGTCGGCGCAGAACGCCCTGAAACGCCACGTCATCGACCTGATGGCGCCGGATGTGCCGCGGTTGCTCGTGGCCCTGGACGGGCGTAGGGTGCAGGTGGCGGGGGCGGAGTTGGTGCTGCATACCCGCGGGCTGGCCGTGGAGGTCCTGCGGCCTGACTGGCGCACCCGGTTGCTGGGGGTCATCACGGATCCCAACATCGCCTATATCCTTATGCTGGTGGGGATCTACGGGCTGATCTTCGAATTCGCAAATCCGGGTTATGTTCTGCCCGGCGTGACGGGCGCGATTTCCCTGTTGCTCGCGCTGTATGCGTTCCAGGTTCTGCCGGTGAACTACGCGGGGCTGGGCCTGCTTCTGCTGGGGATCCTCTTCATGGTGGCGGAAGTGTTCGTGCCGAGTTTCGGGGCGCTGGGGGTGGGTGGTGTGCTGGCGTTCGTGATGGGTTCCGTATTGCTGTTCAGCACCGGCGCCGGCAACTACGGCGTCGCCTACCCACTGATCGCCGGCGTTGCGCTGGCCAGCGCGCTGTTCCTGATCGGGGCCGTGGGACTGATCGTGAAGGCCCGCCGCGGACCAGTGGTAAGCGGCCCCGAGGAATTGCTCCAGTCCCGCGGGGAGGCCTTGGAGGATTTCCATGGGATAGGCAAGATCCGGATCCACGGCGAGATCTGGGCCGCCCGATGTGACACGCCCGTGCACAAGGGCGAGCGGGTACGGGTGCTGCGTCGTGAGGGTCTCACGCTGATTGTTGAACCGCAGGCAGGGGAGAAGGCCGATGCTTAG
- a CDS encoding site-specific tyrosine recombinase XerD, which produces MNRGVPSARRAGGPRAAPEGDSLPSAADVTRAEQFLDALWMERGLSANTLAAYRTDLLQFAAWLAARDTALAGVTREDVQRYLAWRVEQGGKPRSTARLLSSLRRFYRYMVREGGIAGDPTARIDGPKLGRPLPKSLTEVEVEALLDAPGTGDPIGLRDRAMLELLYACGLRVSELVGLNTAQLNLRQGVVRVTGKGDRERIIPMGEVASGWLERYLAHGRPLLLRAGVDSALFLTRRGTSMTRQAFWYLIRRYARRAGIHKPLSPHTLRHAFATHLLNHGADLRVVQLLLGHSDLSTTQIYTHVARERLKDLHARHHPRG; this is translated from the coding sequence ATGAACCGAGGTGTACCATCCGCACGACGCGCGGGTGGCCCCCGGGCCGCGCCCGAAGGCGACTCGTTGCCCTCTGCCGCCGATGTGACGCGCGCGGAGCAGTTCCTTGACGCCCTGTGGATGGAGCGTGGTTTGAGCGCGAATACCCTCGCCGCCTATCGCACGGACCTGCTCCAGTTCGCCGCCTGGCTCGCGGCGCGCGACACCGCCCTGGCGGGGGTGACCCGTGAGGACGTGCAGCGATATCTGGCGTGGCGCGTGGAGCAGGGAGGCAAGCCCCGGTCCACGGCACGGCTGTTATCCAGCCTGCGCCGCTTCTATCGGTATATGGTGCGCGAGGGCGGCATCGCCGGCGACCCCACCGCGCGGATCGACGGGCCCAAGCTGGGTCGCCCGCTGCCCAAGTCACTCACTGAGGTGGAGGTGGAGGCGCTGTTGGACGCCCCGGGCACCGGGGATCCCATCGGGCTGCGCGACCGCGCCATGCTGGAGCTGTTGTACGCCTGCGGGCTACGGGTCTCGGAGTTGGTGGGGCTGAATACCGCGCAACTCAATCTGCGCCAGGGGGTGGTGCGGGTCACCGGCAAGGGCGACCGGGAACGCATCATCCCGATGGGGGAAGTGGCCTCCGGTTGGTTGGAGCGCTATCTGGCGCACGGGCGGCCGCTGCTGCTCAGGGCCGGTGTAGACAGCGCACTGTTTCTCACCCGCCGCGGGACCTCCATGACTCGGCAGGCGTTCTGGTATCTGATCCGGCGTTATGCCCGCCGCGCCGGCATTCACAAGCCCCTGTCCCCGCACACGCTGCGCCACGCCTTCGCCACCCATTTGCTCAACCATGGGGCGGACCTGCGGGTCGTTCAGCTACTGTTAGGCCACAGTGACCTGTCCACCACGCAGATTTACACCCATGTTGCGCGGGAGCGGCTCAAGGACCTGCACGCACGGCATCATCCACGCGGCTGA
- a CDS encoding thioredoxin encodes MRPATGPGVTTQGFRTMADASNVVEVTQDTFAAQVVEQSRVRPVLVDFWAPWCGPCRMLAPVLDRLAEHYGERLLIAKVNTDTEKQLAQEHGIRSIPNLKLYRNGEMVEDIIGGQPEADLRVLVDRHVVQYSDPVLRDADAAYQRGDVATALALLEEAAALDAGNPRIGLRLARVQLGLGDFEAAARSLQDLPAAARESGEALQIQALLDFARLAQETPDDGSLSQRLEQDPNSSEARFHLAVRRILDGDYETALEQLLDLLQRDRGFRDGAPRESMLKLFSLLGEQNELVHRYRTRMFAALH; translated from the coding sequence ATGCGCCCCGCCACCGGACCCGGTGTTACCACGCAAGGATTCCGAACCATGGCGGACGCTAGCAATGTGGTGGAAGTCACCCAGGACACGTTTGCCGCCCAGGTGGTGGAGCAGTCCCGGGTGCGGCCGGTACTGGTGGACTTCTGGGCCCCCTGGTGCGGACCGTGCCGGATGCTGGCACCGGTGTTGGACCGGCTGGCGGAGCACTACGGGGAACGGCTGCTGATCGCCAAGGTCAACACCGACACCGAGAAACAACTCGCCCAGGAACACGGCATCCGCAGCATCCCCAACCTGAAGCTCTACCGCAATGGGGAGATGGTGGAGGACATCATCGGTGGTCAGCCGGAGGCCGATTTGCGGGTCCTGGTAGATCGCCATGTAGTCCAGTACAGCGACCCGGTCCTGCGGGACGCCGACGCCGCCTACCAACGCGGCGACGTGGCAACGGCGCTCGCGCTACTCGAAGAAGCGGCCGCCCTGGATGCCGGAAATCCCCGGATCGGCCTGCGCCTGGCCCGCGTCCAACTGGGTCTAGGTGACTTTGAAGCCGCCGCCCGCAGCCTCCAGGATCTGCCCGCGGCGGCACGCGAAAGCGGCGAAGCGTTGCAAATCCAGGCGCTGCTCGATTTCGCCCGGTTGGCCCAAGAGACACCCGACGACGGGAGCCTGTCCCAGCGCCTGGAACAGGACCCGAACAGCAGCGAGGCGCGGTTCCATCTGGCGGTGCGCCGGATCCTGGATGGGGACTATGAGACCGCCCTGGAACAACTCCTGGACCTGCTGCAACGCGACCGCGGCTTTCGGGACGGTGCGCCGCGGGAGTCCATGTTGAAACTGTTCAGCCTGCTGGGAGAACAGAACGAACTGGTCCACCGCTACCGCACCCGGATGTTCGCTGCCCTGCACTGA
- a CDS encoding ferredoxin, producing the protein MTFVVIENCIKCKYTDCVEVCPVDCFHEGPNFLVIDPEECIDCTLCEPECPVTAIFPEDDIPEGQESFLELNAELAQIWPVINQKKDAPPDAAQWDEVTDKLKYLER; encoded by the coding sequence ATGACCTTTGTCGTTATCGAGAACTGCATCAAGTGCAAATACACCGACTGCGTGGAAGTCTGCCCAGTGGACTGTTTCCATGAGGGTCCCAATTTCCTGGTGATCGATCCGGAAGAGTGTATCGACTGTACCCTGTGCGAGCCCGAGTGCCCGGTGACCGCCATCTTCCCGGAAGACGATATCCCTGAGGGGCAGGAATCGTTCCTGGAATTGAACGCGGAACTGGCCCAAATCTGGCCGGTCATCAATCAGAAGAAGGATGCACCCCCGGACGCGGCCCAGTGGGACGAGGTAACTGACAAACTCAAGTACCTGGAGCGCTGA
- a CDS encoding GGDEF domain-containing protein — MDGKEVLNLSLIVEPDRQRLVGFAMDAVRALGGNSFAAAGLLVTCLPELREAGEHCKGSLAARLVVDGRQLWLRWCAEGRLLATLPLPPAPQVMDRLAARLREASESVDPELLIRRNRQSAEDLAHLESDLEEKRRELQESIQRAETDSLTGLLNRGAYDARLREVFLRSRRQGEPLALILLDLDKFKEVNDTRGHQFGDGYLRRMAETMRGAVREHVDQACRVGGDEFAIVVSAPLHVAERIGRQILTAMDQKVSIGIAERRADDTIESLIGRTDAALYESKRTGRGRITVADDERHEKSVGGQ; from the coding sequence ATGGATGGGAAGGAAGTCCTCAATCTCAGCCTGATCGTCGAACCGGATCGCCAGCGACTGGTGGGCTTTGCCATGGACGCCGTGCGCGCCCTGGGCGGGAATTCGTTTGCCGCTGCGGGCCTATTGGTTACCTGCCTGCCGGAGTTACGCGAGGCCGGTGAGCATTGCAAGGGCTCCCTGGCGGCGCGGCTGGTGGTGGACGGGCGGCAGTTGTGGCTGCGCTGGTGCGCGGAAGGTCGGTTGCTTGCCACCCTGCCGCTACCCCCAGCACCCCAGGTCATGGACCGGCTAGCGGCGCGCTTGCGGGAGGCGAGCGAGTCGGTGGACCCCGAGCTGCTCATACGGCGCAACCGGCAGAGCGCCGAAGACTTGGCGCACCTGGAGTCGGACCTGGAGGAGAAGCGGCGCGAACTCCAGGAATCCATCCAACGTGCCGAAACAGACAGTCTGACGGGATTGCTCAATCGGGGTGCCTATGACGCCCGGCTGCGCGAGGTGTTCCTGCGCAGCCGGCGCCAGGGCGAGCCACTGGCCCTGATCCTCTTGGACCTGGACAAGTTCAAGGAGGTCAACGACACGCGCGGGCACCAGTTTGGCGACGGGTATTTGCGGCGGATGGCGGAGACGATGCGCGGCGCCGTGCGCGAGCATGTGGACCAAGCGTGCCGGGTGGGCGGCGACGAGTTCGCCATTGTGGTAAGCGCGCCCCTGCACGTTGCCGAGCGCATCGGCAGGCAGATCCTTACTGCCATGGATCAGAAAGTCAGCATCGGGATCGCCGAACGGCGCGCGGACGATACCATCGAGTCCTTGATTGGGCGAACGGATGCAGCACTTTACGAATCGAAACGCACTGGTCGTGGGCGGATCACCGTCGCCGATGACGAACGGCACGAAAAATCGGTCGGTGGGCAGTGA
- a CDS encoding DNA mismatch repair protein MutS translates to MAVPAAQLAAHTPMMQQYLGLKAQYADVLLFYRMGDFYELFYDDARRAARLLDITLTTRGQSAGAPIPMAGVPFHAVENYLARLVRLGESVAICEQIGDPAASRGPVDRQVVRIITPGTLTDEGLLEDRAENLLAAVHGDPAGGWGVAVLELSSGRFTVQETADHEGLLAELERLRPAELLAGEDTPLPEPIARHPRLRRRPPWHCDETDARVRLARQFGTRDLAGFGCEGLGAAIGAAGCLLHYVQDTQRTALPHLRGLQVERPSEAIVLDAATRRNLELEFNLGGAHTEHTLVGVLDHTATAMGGRLLRRWVHRPLRDPALLRRRYHALETLLGNRTYGDLHGILRGIGDLERILARVALRSARPRDLAGLRQSLGQLPALRTRLAGLDSPLLGTLAASVGEHPEIHGLLQRAIVEQPPVVIRDGGVIAPGYDPELDELRGISEHADQFLVDLETRERERTGIANLKVSYNRVHGYYLEVGRAHAARVPPDYVRRQTLKGAERYITPELKAFEDKVLSARERALAREKGLYEDLLDRLGEHLGGLQACAAAVAELDVLANLAERADVLDYRMPELSETPGIHIEDGRHPVVERVLDNGFVPNGVKLDGDRRMLIITGPNMGGKSTYMRQTALIVLMAHIGSYVPARRAVLGPVDRIFTRIGAADDLAGGRSTFMVEMTETANILHNASARSLVLMDEIGRGTSTFDGLALAWACAVELATRIRAYTLFATHYFELTALAESIGTIGNVHLDAVEHGDAIVFLHAVRDGPADRSYGLQVAQLAGVPRAVIERARARLEDLERRDLPARGTAAPQLPLFQTERPHPVLERLRALDTDAMSPREALQLLYELRESALKDNGD, encoded by the coding sequence ATGGCCGTCCCCGCAGCGCAGCTCGCCGCCCACACCCCCATGATGCAGCAGTATCTGGGTCTGAAGGCCCAGTATGCGGACGTGCTGTTGTTCTACCGGATGGGGGACTTCTATGAGTTGTTCTACGACGACGCGCGACGCGCGGCGCGGCTACTGGACATCACCCTGACCACCCGCGGCCAATCCGCCGGCGCGCCGATCCCCATGGCCGGGGTTCCGTTCCACGCAGTGGAAAACTATCTCGCGCGCTTGGTACGGCTCGGAGAATCGGTGGCGATCTGTGAACAGATCGGTGACCCGGCGGCGAGCCGCGGTCCAGTGGACCGCCAAGTGGTGCGTATCATCACGCCGGGCACCTTGACCGACGAGGGACTGCTGGAGGACCGGGCGGAGAATCTGCTGGCCGCGGTCCACGGGGACCCCGCCGGGGGCTGGGGTGTCGCGGTGTTGGAGTTGTCCAGCGGACGCTTCACCGTCCAGGAGACCGCGGATCACGAGGGGCTGCTGGCGGAACTCGAACGGCTGCGGCCGGCGGAACTGTTGGCCGGCGAGGATACGCCGCTGCCGGAACCCATCGCCCGCCATCCGCGGCTGCGCCGGCGTCCCCCATGGCACTGCGATGAGACCGACGCCCGCGTCCGCCTGGCGCGCCAGTTCGGCACCCGGGACTTGGCAGGATTTGGATGCGAGGGACTCGGGGCCGCCATCGGCGCCGCCGGCTGCCTGCTGCACTACGTTCAGGACACCCAGCGCACGGCGCTCCCGCACCTGCGTGGACTCCAGGTGGAACGCCCATCCGAGGCCATCGTGCTGGACGCGGCGACGCGCCGGAATCTGGAGCTGGAGTTCAATCTGGGCGGAGCACATACCGAGCACACCCTGGTGGGCGTGCTGGACCACACCGCCACTGCTATGGGCGGACGCCTGCTGCGCCGCTGGGTCCACCGCCCGTTGCGCGACCCGGCGCTGCTACGCCGTCGCTATCATGCCCTGGAAACCCTCTTGGGCAACCGCACCTACGGGGATCTGCACGGGATCCTGCGTGGTATCGGCGATCTGGAACGGATCCTGGCGCGGGTGGCCCTGCGCTCGGCGCGCCCGCGCGACTTGGCCGGTCTGCGCCAATCCCTGGGACAACTCCCGGCGCTGCGGACCCGGCTCGCGGGGCTGGATTCCCCCCTGCTGGGGACGCTGGCCGCTAGCGTCGGTGAACATCCCGAGATCCACGGCCTGCTCCAACGCGCCATCGTGGAACAGCCCCCGGTGGTAATCCGCGACGGCGGTGTGATCGCGCCGGGCTACGATCCGGAACTCGACGAATTGCGCGGGATCTCGGAGCACGCGGACCAGTTCCTGGTGGACCTTGAGACCCGCGAACGGGAACGCACCGGGATCGCCAATCTGAAGGTCAGCTACAACCGGGTACACGGCTACTACCTGGAAGTCGGCCGCGCACACGCCGCACGCGTGCCTCCCGACTACGTGCGGCGCCAGACCCTGAAGGGGGCAGAGCGCTACATCACGCCGGAACTCAAGGCCTTCGAGGACAAGGTGCTGTCCGCGCGGGAGCGCGCCCTGGCGCGGGAGAAAGGTTTGTACGAAGACCTGCTGGACCGGCTCGGGGAACATCTGGGCGGACTCCAGGCATGCGCCGCGGCAGTGGCAGAACTCGACGTGCTGGCAAACCTCGCCGAGCGTGCGGACGTCCTTGATTACCGGATGCCGGAACTGAGTGAAACCCCCGGCATCCACATCGAGGACGGACGCCATCCGGTGGTGGAACGAGTCCTGGACAACGGTTTCGTGCCCAACGGCGTGAAACTGGACGGAGACCGGCGCATGCTGATCATTACCGGCCCCAACATGGGCGGCAAGTCCACGTACATGCGCCAGACCGCGCTGATCGTACTGATGGCCCACATAGGCAGCTACGTGCCCGCGCGCCGCGCGGTGCTCGGTCCCGTCGACCGGATCTTCACGCGCATCGGCGCCGCCGACGACTTGGCCGGCGGGCGCTCCACTTTCATGGTGGAGATGACCGAGACCGCCAACATCCTCCATAACGCCAGCGCGCGTTCCCTGGTGCTGATGGATGAAATCGGGCGCGGCACCAGTACCTTCGACGGCCTGGCGCTGGCATGGGCGTGCGCCGTGGAACTGGCGACCCGGATCCGCGCCTACACCCTGTTCGCTACCCATTACTTCGAACTGACCGCGCTGGCGGAGTCCATCGGAACCATCGGCAACGTGCACCTGGACGCGGTCGAGCACGGTGACGCCATCGTGTTCCTGCACGCGGTGCGCGACGGCCCCGCGGACCGCAGCTACGGCCTGCAGGTGGCGCAGCTGGCCGGGGTGCCGCGCGCGGTGATCGAGCGCGCGCGCGCGCGGTTGGAGGATCTGGAACGCCGTGACCTACCCGCCCGGGGCACGGCAGCACCGCAACTCCCGCTGTTCCAAACGGAGCGCCCGCACCCGGTGCTGGAACGCTTGCGGGCCCTGGACACGGATGCCATGAGCCCGCGGGAGGCGCTGCAACTGCTGTACGAACTGCGGGAATCAGCGCTCAAGGACAACGGGGACTGA
- a CDS encoding damage-inducible protein CinA, translated as MADPELLELARQVGVALHAKRWTLASAESCTGGWIAKTLTDVPGSSAWMDRGVVTYSDRSKQELLGVSAATLRVHGAVSEAVVRAMAEGLRARSGVDVSVAVSGIAGPGGGSLEKPVGTVWLAWSLAAATRAQRVQLPGDREAVRRQAVRAALAGLLNALAGDG; from the coding sequence ATGGCAGACCCGGAATTGTTGGAACTCGCACGGCAGGTGGGCGTGGCCTTGCACGCCAAGCGCTGGACCCTGGCCAGTGCCGAGTCGTGCACCGGCGGTTGGATCGCCAAGACGCTCACCGACGTGCCTGGCAGCTCCGCGTGGATGGACCGGGGCGTGGTCACCTATAGCGACCGTTCCAAACAGGAACTGCTTGGGGTCAGCGCGGCGACCCTGCGGGTCCACGGGGCGGTGAGCGAAGCGGTGGTGCGCGCGATGGCCGAGGGCCTGCGGGCGCGCAGCGGGGTTGACGTGAGCGTGGCGGTCAGCGGGATCGCCGGTCCCGGCGGCGGGAGCTTGGAGAAACCCGTGGGTACCGTCTGGCTCGCCTGGTCACTGGCGGCGGCGACCCGCGCGCAACGGGTGCAATTGCCCGGGGACCGGGAGGCGGTACGGCGCCAGGCGGTGCGGGCCGCCCTTGCAGGGCTGCTGAACGCCCTTGCCGGCGACGGCTGA
- a CDS encoding 2'-5' RNA ligase gives MPATADRAVQRLFFALWPHQALAERLFQATRALVGDAGSQAVALEDLHVTLAFLGAVDPQRRACCETAGAAVDAASFTLTLDRVGHWPGPQVLWLGSSRPPPALTRLVESLTGALGACGHVPEPRGFQPHLTLARRVALWKPAPAPVPLHWRVDHLCLVASERGVAGARYRVLRRWPLRKDAAG, from the coding sequence TTGCCGGCGACGGCTGACCGGGCGGTGCAGCGCCTGTTTTTTGCTCTATGGCCCCACCAAGCCCTGGCGGAGCGGTTGTTCCAGGCGACCCGGGCGCTGGTGGGGGACGCCGGCTCCCAAGCGGTGGCGCTGGAGGACCTGCATGTCACGCTGGCCTTTCTCGGCGCAGTGGACCCTCAGCGCCGCGCGTGCTGCGAGACTGCCGGCGCCGCCGTGGACGCCGCGTCCTTTACACTGACCCTGGACCGGGTGGGCCATTGGCCGGGGCCGCAGGTCCTCTGGTTGGGCAGCTCCCGGCCGCCCCCGGCCCTTACCCGGCTCGTCGAATCCCTCACTGGGGCCTTGGGGGCCTGCGGTCACGTCCCGGAGCCCCGCGGGTTCCAGCCTCATCTGACCCTGGCGCGCCGGGTGGCACTCTGGAAACCGGCGCCGGCCCCGGTTCCCCTGCACTGGCGTGTCGACCATCTGTGCCTGGTGGCGTCCGAACGCGGGGTGGCCGGTGCCCGGTACCGTGTGCTGCGCCGCTGGCCGCTGCGCAAGGACGCCGCGGGGTGA
- a CDS encoding recombinase RecA, with amino-acid sequence MDDNRTKALDMALSQIEKQFGKGAIMRMGDASVSRDVEVVSTGSLGLDLALGIGGLPRGRVVEVYGPESSGKTTLTLQVIAEAQKAGGTAAFVDAEHALDPGYAHKLGVNVEELLVSQPDTGEQALEITDMLVRSGAVDVVVVDSVAALTPKAEIEGEMGDSHVGLHARLMSQALRKLTANIKRSNTMVIFINQIRMKIGVMFGSPETTTGGNALKFYASVRLDIRRIGAIKKGDEVIGNETRVKVVKNKMAPPFRQAEFEILYGRGVSREGELLDLGVAHGFVEKSGAWYSYQGERIGQGKDNAREFLVEHVDTAQEIDGKLRAKLLAQPAPVPQRETAEVEEA; translated from the coding sequence ATGGATGACAACCGCACCAAGGCCCTGGACATGGCCTTGAGCCAGATCGAGAAGCAGTTCGGCAAGGGTGCCATCATGCGCATGGGCGACGCCAGCGTGTCCCGGGACGTGGAGGTGGTGTCCACCGGATCCCTGGGCCTCGACCTCGCGTTGGGGATCGGTGGGCTGCCGCGCGGCCGGGTGGTGGAGGTCTATGGGCCGGAGTCCTCGGGCAAGACCACCTTGACCCTGCAGGTGATCGCCGAGGCCCAGAAGGCGGGCGGTACCGCGGCGTTCGTAGATGCCGAGCACGCCCTGGATCCCGGGTATGCCCACAAGCTGGGTGTCAACGTGGAAGAACTGCTCGTCTCCCAGCCGGATACCGGCGAGCAGGCGCTGGAGATTACCGACATGCTGGTGCGCTCCGGCGCCGTGGATGTGGTGGTAGTGGACTCGGTGGCGGCGCTTACCCCCAAGGCGGAGATCGAGGGGGAGATGGGTGATTCCCACGTGGGATTGCACGCGCGGCTCATGTCCCAGGCGCTGCGTAAACTGACCGCCAATATCAAACGTTCCAATACCATGGTGATTTTCATCAACCAGATACGGATGAAGATCGGCGTAATGTTCGGGAGCCCGGAGACCACCACCGGCGGCAACGCGCTCAAGTTCTACGCCTCCGTGCGTCTCGACATCCGGCGCATCGGAGCCATTAAAAAGGGTGACGAGGTGATCGGCAACGAGACCCGAGTCAAGGTGGTCAAGAACAAGATGGCCCCCCCGTTCCGGCAGGCGGAGTTCGAGATCCTCTATGGCCGCGGCGTGTCCCGGGAGGGTGAACTCCTGGACCTCGGCGTGGCCCACGGCTTCGTGGAGAAGTCCGGCGCTTGGTACAGCTATCAGGGTGAGCGTATCGGGCAGGGCAAGGACAACGCGCGGGAGTTTCTGGTGGAGCACGTTGACACCGCCCAGGAGATCGACGGCAAACTCCGCGCGAAGCTGCTGGCGCAGCCGGCGCCCGTCCCGCAGCGTGAAACGGCCGAAGTCGAAGAAGCCTGA